The following are encoded in a window of Thermoplasmata archaeon genomic DNA:
- a CDS encoding aminotransferase class V-fold PLP-dependent enzyme — translation MVWDSSRVAWVRRQFPSVAADPAGRRRAFLDNGAGTLVVRAAAERESRARMDWSANTGNVFPESQGAEATILAGREAVSDFLNAGEPETIVSGESATSLLFSLSYALGRTCTGSENVVMTAYEHFANVSPWEELARTGRIREVRFADFDAETFLLDVDDLAARVDRNTKVVAVSAASNFLGTRSPLTELARIAHEVGALLIVDAVHHVCHGPTDVRAAGADALVFSGYKLFSRHGSFLYLRPDLVEGLWPYKVDPSPQHGPEKWEWGTRDQALFAAITGAIDYLASLSAPGAKSAAKPGAQRQARLRKGMQAIEDYEVSLSRLVLEGDGQVPGILEVPGLTLYGPKKIPAGIGRDPTFTLKLQGYPDSELSRILYETYGLAVGAEDYFSRVPRLYGLETALRATFVHYNTRSDASTFLRALHELARKRR, via the coding sequence ATGGTCTGGGATTCCTCCCGGGTCGCGTGGGTCCGCCGCCAGTTCCCTTCCGTCGCGGCGGATCCCGCGGGGCGCCGCCGCGCTTTCCTCGACAACGGCGCAGGCACGCTCGTCGTCCGGGCGGCCGCGGAGCGGGAGTCCCGGGCACGCATGGACTGGAGCGCGAATACGGGCAACGTGTTCCCCGAGTCCCAGGGCGCCGAGGCGACGATCCTCGCGGGACGCGAAGCCGTGTCCGATTTCCTGAACGCGGGGGAGCCCGAAACCATTGTGTCGGGAGAATCGGCGACGAGCCTCCTGTTCTCCCTGAGCTACGCGCTCGGTCGGACGTGCACGGGGTCGGAGAACGTCGTGATGACCGCGTACGAGCATTTCGCGAACGTGAGCCCTTGGGAGGAGCTCGCGCGGACGGGCAGGATTCGTGAGGTGCGGTTCGCCGACTTCGACGCGGAGACCTTCCTCCTGGATGTGGACGACCTGGCCGCGCGCGTCGACCGGAACACGAAGGTGGTCGCCGTCTCAGCGGCCTCGAACTTCCTGGGCACCCGCTCCCCGCTCACCGAGCTCGCGCGGATCGCGCACGAGGTGGGGGCACTCCTCATCGTCGACGCGGTGCACCACGTGTGCCACGGGCCCACGGATGTTCGGGCAGCCGGCGCGGACGCCCTCGTGTTCTCGGGCTACAAGCTGTTCTCACGCCACGGCAGCTTTCTGTACCTGCGGCCCGACCTCGTCGAGGGCCTGTGGCCGTACAAGGTGGATCCCTCGCCGCAGCACGGTCCCGAGAAGTGGGAGTGGGGCACGCGGGATCAGGCCCTGTTCGCCGCGATCACGGGCGCCATCGATTACCTGGCGAGCCTGAGTGCGCCGGGTGCGAAGTCCGCGGCGAAGCCTGGCGCGCAGCGGCAGGCCCGGCTGCGGAAGGGCATGCAGGCCATCGAGGACTATGAGGTCAGCCTGAGTCGCCTCGTTCTCGAAGGAGACGGCCAGGTGCCCGGGATCCTGGAAGTTCCGGGGTTGACCCTCTACGGCCCCAAGAAGATCCCCGCGGGGATCGGACGGGACCCTACCTTCACGCTCAAGCTTCAGGGCTACCCGGATTCCGAGCTGTCGCGCATCCTGTACGAGACGTATGGTCTCGCGGTGGGTGCGGAAGACTACTTCTCCAGGGTCCCGCGCCTCTACGGTCTGGAGACCGCGCTGCGTGCGACGTTCGTCCACTACAACACCCGGTCTGACGCGTCCACGTTCCTCCGGGCTCTCCACGAGCTCGCCCGGAAACGGCGCTGA
- a CDS encoding potassium-transporting ATPase subunit C: MASVPSPIKAASPLLRTFVVLLLITMVAYPFFMTGIGQFLFPSQANGTQMVCDGHSVGSALIAQNVSSPKLFWPRNATASASGLDPDIAPAEAYAQVPRISNATNISASSLDYLIWKNIQANQATNLGYLAPDYVNVNQLNLDLIQFYPTAYAGFCA; the protein is encoded by the coding sequence ATGGCCAGCGTTCCCTCTCCGATCAAGGCCGCGAGTCCCCTGCTTCGGACCTTCGTCGTGCTCCTCCTGATCACCATGGTCGCGTACCCGTTCTTCATGACGGGCATCGGCCAGTTCCTGTTCCCGAGCCAGGCGAATGGAACCCAGATGGTGTGCGATGGCCACTCGGTGGGCTCCGCGCTCATCGCCCAGAACGTGTCCTCTCCGAAGCTGTTCTGGCCGCGCAACGCCACCGCGAGCGCGAGCGGCCTCGACCCGGACATCGCGCCGGCTGAGGCGTACGCGCAGGTGCCGAGAATCAGCAACGCGACGAACATCTCGGCCTCAAGCCTCGACTACCTGATTTGGAAGAACATCCAGGCGAACCAGGCTACGAATCTCGGCTACCTCGCCCCGGACTACGTCAACGTGAACCAGCTGAACCTCGACCTGATCCAGTTCTATCCCACCGCGTATGCGGGATTCTGCGCCTGA